In one Takifugu flavidus isolate HTHZ2018 chromosome 9, ASM371156v2, whole genome shotgun sequence genomic region, the following are encoded:
- the etf1a gene encoding eukaryotic peptide chain release factor subunit 1-like, whose product MADDPSAADRNVEIWKIKKLIKSLEAARGNGTSMISLIIPPKDQISRVAKMLADEFGTASNIKSRVNRLSVLGAITSVQQRLKLYNKVPPNGLVVYCGTIVTEEGKEKKVNIDFEPFKPINTSLYLCDNKFHTEALTALLSDDSKFGFIVIDGSGALFGTLQGNTREVLHKFTVDLPKKHGRGGQSALRFARLRMEKRHNYVRKVAETAVQLFVSNDKVNVAGMVLAGSADFKTELSQSDMFDPRLQAKVLKLVDISYGGENGFNQAIELSAEVLSNVKFIQEKKLIGRYFDEISQDTGKYCFGVDDTLKALEMGAVEILIVYENLDTMRYVLRVHGAESNGAENDEKILYLTPEQEKDKSHFTDKETGQEHELIESMPLLEWFANNYKKFGATLEIVTDKSQEGSQFVKGFGGIGGILRYRVAFQDMEYQGEDDEFFDLDDY is encoded by the exons ATGGCGGACGACCCCAGCGCGGCGGACAGGAACGTGGAGATATGGAAAATCAAGAAGCTGATTAAAAGTTTAGAAGCTGCCCGTGG TAATGGAACCAGTATGATCTCGCTGATCATCCCACCCAAGGACCAGATATCCAGAGTGGCCAAAATGTTGGCCGATGAGTTTGGAACCGCTTCAAACATCAAGAGTCGAGTCAACAGGCTCTCTGTGCTTGGGGCCATCACTTCTGTACAGCAAAGGCTAAAACTCTATAACAAAG TGCCACCCAATGGTTTAGTTGTGTACTGTGGTACTATAGTGACAGAAGAGGGCAAGGAGAAAAAAGTCAATATCGACTTTGAGCCTTTTAAGCCAATCAACACCTCCTTGTATCTCTGCGACAACAAGTTTCACACGGAG GCTCTGACAGCCCTGCTCTCGGATGACAGTAAGTTTGGCTTTATTGTGATCGACGGTAGTGGCGCACTGTTTGGCACGCTGCAGGGCAACACCAGGGAGGTGCTTCACAAGTTCACCGTGGACCTACCCAAAAAGCACG gcagaggaggacagtCTGCCCTGCGTTTTGCTCGACTGAGAATGGAGAAGAGACACAACTATGTGAGGAAAGTGGCTGAGACGGCTGTCCAGCTGTTTGTGTCCAACGATAAAGTTAATGTGGCCGGAATGGTCTTGGCTGGTTCTGCTGACTTCAAGaccgagctcagccagtctgaCATGTTTGATCCA AGATTACAAGCAAAGGTTTTGAAGCTTGTAGACATCTCTTATGGAGGAGAGAATGGCTTCAATCAGGCTATCGAGCTCTCAGCAGAGGTTCTCTCTAATGTCAAATTCATCCAAGAGAAGAAGCTTATAG GGCGATACTTTGATGAGATCAGCCAGGACACGGGGAAATACTGTTTTGGAGTAGATGACACACTCAAGGCCCTGGAGATGGGAGCGGTGGAGATCCTCATAGTCTATGAGAACTTGGACACTATGCGTTACGTTTTACGTGTGCATGGAGCAGAAAGCAACGGAGCTGAGAATG ATGAGAAGATTTTGTACTTAACGCCAGAGCAGGAGAAAGACAAGTCTCATTTCACAGACAAGGAG ACGGGGCAGGAACACGAGCTGATTGAGAGCATGCCGCTCCTGGAGTGGTTTGCTAACAACTACAAGAAATTTGGGGCCACGTTGGAGATAGTTACAGACAAAAGCCAGGAAGGTTCCCAGTTTGTCAAGGGCTTCGGAGGCATTGGGG GTATCTTGCGATACAGGGTCGCTTTCCAGGACATGGAGTACCAAGGAGAGGACGATGAGTTCTTTGATTTGGATGACTACTAG